The Montipora capricornis isolate CH-2021 chromosome 6, ASM3666992v2, whole genome shotgun sequence genome has a window encoding:
- the LOC138052464 gene encoding palmitoleoyl-protein carboxylesterase NOTUM-like isoform X2, producing MEKWSVQREMKVATSGRGGFCSSAASCEDRHRNMTELMTSKSWSHSKIGIGILSTDPQENPSWWNANHVLVPYCSSDAWSGNASREEARGNFSFLGTRILDKVIDALLLEGLYHSKHLLLAGSSAGGVGVILNLDRIAKRLKASGSRVQVRGLADSGWYLIGDNHPLIRRCLTRGAKNCSRASHAIQQGMAYWRGIVPEDCARRHPDEKWKCYFGEYVFGTDSQSPKHSPLFVFQWLYDIAQLVWTAFGTFNIPKDLRNLINIDVQRVLSNGTKLKQSFLRTKGLPCAVFAPSCISHTILTRSDWLSVKVAGKNLNDALDAWYLSSSQSSSSCTPLIESSCNSPHCSKNCPEFLFSTPRQHSRHPSRRIIPRQVAPMDTRRFAEQPYP from the exons atggagaaatggagcgtacaacgagagatgaaagtggccacttcgggaa gAGGAGGGTTTTGTAGCAGTGCCGCTTCTTGTGAAGATAGACATCGCAACATGACCGAGTTGATGACATCTAAATCTTGGAGCCATTCAAAAATAG GAATCGGAATATTATCTACTGATCCACAAGAAAACCCCAGTTGGTGGAATGCTAACCATGT tTTGGTGCCGTACTGTTCAAGCGACGCATGGAGTGGAAATGCATCGAGGGAAGAAGCAAGAG GGAATTTCTCGTTTCTGGGAACCAGGATATTGGATAAAGTGATTGACGCTTTGCTACTAGAAGGGCTTTACCACTCAAAGCATCTTCTCTTAGCAggcagcag CGCTGGTGGCGTAGGCGTGATACTTAACTTGGACAGAATCGCAAAAAGGCTCAAAGCGAGTGGATCCAGAGTCCAAGTCCGAGGTTTGGCCGATTCTGGTTGGTACCTGATCGGTGACAATCATCCGCTGATCCGACGATGCCTCACGCGCGGCGCCAAAAACTGCTCCCGCGCATCACATGCCATCCAACAAGGCATGGC TTATTGGAGAGGAATTGTTCCTGAGGACTGCGCTCGGAGGCATCCCGAcgaaaaatggaaatgttacTTTGGAGAGTATGTTTTCGGAACAGATAGCCAATCCCCAAAACATA GTCCTCTGTTTGTTTTTCAGTGGTTGTATGATATAGCACAGCTGGTCTGGACTGCATTTGGAACATTTAATATCCCCAAAGATCTTCGTAACCTTATTAACATTGACGTTCAAAGAGTACTCTCGAATGGAACAAAGCTGAAGCAGTCTTTTCTCAGAACTAAGGGATTGCCATG TGCTGTATTTGCTCCGTCATGTATTTCTCACACAATACTAACAAGAAG TGATTGGCTGAGCGTCAAGGTGGCTGGGAAAAATCTTAACGATGCTTTGGATGCTTGGTATCTGTCCTCTAGTCAAAGCTCTAGCAGCTGCACGCCACTTATTGAAAGCAGCTGCAACTCCCCACATTGCAGTAAAAACTGTCCCGAGTTTTTGTTCTCGACACCAAGACAACACTCCCGTCATCCGTCTAGACGGATAATTCCCCGTCAGGTTGCACCAATGGACACCCGACGTTTTGCTGAACAGCCTTATCCTTAA